From the genome of Varibaculum prostatecancerukia, one region includes:
- a CDS encoding ROK family transcriptional regulator codes for MRPGKNAQTIRKENLLLILENVLGADRFVSRAQVAQRTGLTRATVSRLVDELIGLAILTELDPVRTTIGRPSAPLVAKSGTFCVVGIEVALQYISVVVTDLSGAELYKVSQPINARLSDPKVILGRCVQMLEEWKAPTEVHIASIIMAIPGLVSDAKHRIVTAPNLGWIDIEITDFFTSHKYAATPLTVVNEADASAYSVLYKNPGQIGDTSDFLYLSAGVGVGAALIYEGRLFSGQHGWAGEIGHICVDTSGPKCSCGSNGCLEQYAGLDAMLTRANLPLDESVDPLIEQMIKGNTQARKTVDLCAKSLGTTIANVLNLLDLNTVVMGGHFAQLFDYMEVILMSELKYRLLSSRWSSITVKPGQHGTFTAAQGACLMGFERFLNHPELWVKP; via the coding sequence ATGAGACCTGGGAAAAACGCTCAAACAATCAGAAAAGAAAATCTGCTTCTTATTCTGGAAAATGTTTTGGGGGCAGACAGATTCGTATCGCGAGCGCAGGTCGCACAAAGGACAGGATTAACTCGAGCCACGGTCTCTCGCCTAGTAGATGAGTTAATTGGTTTAGCCATTCTTACTGAACTCGATCCGGTTCGCACCACAATCGGGAGACCATCTGCACCACTGGTTGCTAAAAGTGGCACTTTTTGCGTTGTAGGTATTGAAGTTGCTTTGCAATATATTTCGGTAGTGGTTACAGATTTGTCTGGCGCGGAACTCTATAAAGTTTCACAACCGATTAACGCTCGATTATCTGATCCAAAAGTAATACTAGGTCGCTGTGTGCAGATGCTAGAAGAGTGGAAAGCACCCACAGAAGTTCATATTGCTTCAATAATAATGGCTATCCCGGGTCTAGTTTCAGACGCTAAACATCGAATTGTAACCGCGCCAAACTTGGGCTGGATTGACATTGAAATTACAGATTTCTTTACCTCCCACAAATATGCTGCTACCCCACTAACAGTGGTAAATGAAGCGGATGCTTCCGCGTATTCAGTGCTGTATAAAAATCCTGGTCAAATTGGCGATACCTCCGATTTCCTGTATTTATCGGCTGGTGTAGGGGTAGGTGCGGCATTGATATATGAAGGTCGTTTATTTAGTGGACAGCACGGGTGGGCAGGAGAAATCGGTCATATATGCGTAGATACCAGTGGCCCAAAGTGCAGTTGCGGTTCCAATGGATGCCTAGAACAATACGCCGGATTAGACGCGATGCTTACTCGCGCGAATCTCCCCTTGGATGAGTCGGTAGATCCCCTAATCGAGCAGATGATAAAGGGAAACACTCAAGCTCGAAAGACTGTTGATTTATGCGCGAAATCCCTGGGAACCACTATCGCTAACGTACTAAATCTTTTAGATCTAAACACTGTGGTCATGGGTGGTCACTTCGCCCAGCTCTTTGACTATATGGAAGTGATCCTCATGTCGGAGCTGAAATACCGATTACTATCCTCCAGGTGGTCCAGCATAACCGTAAAACCGGGACAGCATGGAACTTTCACCGCCGCGCAGGGAGCTTGCCTGATGGGATTTGAGCGTTTCCTTAACCATCCGGAACTCTGGGTTAAACCGTAA
- a CDS encoding molybdenum cofactor biosynthesis protein MoaE, with translation MLLDVKITEKPLVDPSSSPGIADIPATSGARVVFNGCVRNHDGGQEVTHLIYSAHPEAEKFLVKAVRDAIDHVLSEGEGAVSPEAAGTSVESLDAVFVRHRIGRLEIGETALLVVVDAPHRAAAFKVSAEIVDQIKAQVPIWKDQYFSNGSNHWSNCP, from the coding sequence ATGCTATTGGACGTAAAAATTACAGAAAAACCCCTGGTAGATCCTAGTTCGTCTCCGGGGATAGCGGATATTCCCGCCACTTCCGGCGCGCGGGTGGTCTTTAACGGCTGCGTCCGCAACCACGACGGCGGTCAAGAAGTGACCCACCTGATTTATTCCGCGCATCCGGAGGCTGAAAAATTTCTGGTTAAAGCCGTCCGGGATGCGATTGACCATGTCCTTTCCGAGGGCGAGGGCGCGGTTTCCCCGGAGGCTGCTGGCACTAGCGTTGAAAGTTTGGATGCGGTTTTCGTACGCCACCGGATCGGGCGCCTAGAAATCGGAGAAACTGCCCTGCTAGTAGTGGTGGACGCACCCCACCGCGCCGCCGCCTTCAAAGTGAGCGCCGAGATCGTTGACCAGATTAAGGCGCAGGTGCCGATTTGGAAGGATCAATACTTCTCCAATGGAAGTAACCACTGGTCAAACTGTCCCTAA
- the moaC gene encoding cyclic pyranopterin monophosphate synthase MoaC yields MKDAEAQPLPHLNAAGQAHMVDITGKHPTVRQARARAFVQCSPKIMAALRSGEVPKGDALAVARIGGIAAAKRTPLLLPLAHPIGVHYCAVDIELAEEGVEITAICRTTDRTGIEMEALTAASVAALNLIDMVKGVDKMVSIRECYVLEKRGGRSGTWVRPGCEQAAAVKENNHG; encoded by the coding sequence ATGAAAGACGCGGAAGCCCAGCCTTTACCTCACTTAAATGCAGCAGGTCAGGCGCATATGGTGGATATTACCGGCAAGCACCCCACGGTGCGCCAGGCGCGGGCACGCGCCTTCGTGCAGTGCTCGCCAAAGATTATGGCAGCGCTGCGCTCTGGCGAAGTTCCTAAGGGGGATGCTTTAGCGGTGGCACGTATCGGCGGCATCGCCGCAGCGAAACGTACCCCGCTGCTACTGCCCTTAGCGCACCCTATCGGGGTACATTATTGTGCGGTCGATATCGAACTAGCGGAAGAAGGCGTGGAAATCACCGCCATTTGCCGAACCACTGATCGCACCGGAATTGAGATGGAGGCACTTACCGCCGCCTCGGTTGCGGCTCTAAACCTAATCGACATGGTGAAAGGGGTGGACAAAATGGTTTCCATCCGCGAATGCTACGTCCTTGAAAAACGGGGAGGGCGCTCCGGCACCTGGGTACGACCCGGATGCGAACAAGCCGCCGCAGTTAAGGAAAATAACCATGGCTAG
- a CDS encoding sugar porter family MFS transporter gives MRKNKISMTFVYLFGSLGGLLFGYDTGVISGAILFIQDQLHLDAWGQGWVVSSVLLGAVVGAAVIGPLSDRYGRRRLILLASIIFFVGAIGSGIASGVAVLIISRLILGLGVGTASALIPTYLSEMSPVSKRGFITGLFQLMVMTGILLAYITNYAFAGFYTGWRWMLGIAALPSAILFIGALILPESPRYLVKVGRPEVARRYLNAMYKGDETEVETKIKEIQHQVDMEEGTWSELFGKTARPALVAAIGLAIFQQIMGCNTVLYYAPTIFTDVGFGVSAALIAHIGIGVFNVIVTVIGIWLMDKIDRKKMLIGGAVGMAISLLVMSIGMHFSSQSHTAAYICAIALTIYIAFFSATWGPVMWVMIGEMFPLNIRGIGNSFGAVINWGANSVVSLTFPFLLNFFGTGSLFFGYAAACVLAIWFVHSKVFETRNRSLEEIEDGLRKGNLK, from the coding sequence ATGCGAAAAAATAAAATTTCTATGACTTTCGTGTACCTGTTCGGTTCCCTAGGAGGACTACTCTTCGGATATGATACCGGCGTTATTTCAGGTGCAATTCTATTTATTCAAGACCAGCTCCACCTTGATGCCTGGGGTCAAGGTTGGGTAGTTAGCTCCGTCTTACTAGGGGCAGTAGTGGGGGCCGCCGTAATCGGTCCCCTATCTGACCGCTATGGGAGACGCCGCCTCATCCTCCTGGCTTCCATAATTTTCTTCGTTGGTGCCATTGGATCCGGCATCGCATCCGGGGTTGCGGTGCTGATTATTTCCCGTCTAATCCTCGGTTTGGGAGTCGGAACCGCCTCCGCTCTAATTCCCACCTACCTATCGGAAATGTCGCCAGTTTCCAAGCGCGGTTTCATAACCGGTTTGTTCCAACTGATGGTGATGACCGGGATTCTGCTGGCATACATTACCAACTACGCTTTTGCTGGTTTCTACACCGGTTGGCGTTGGATGCTCGGTATCGCAGCGCTTCCCTCGGCCATTTTGTTCATTGGGGCATTGATCCTACCTGAAAGTCCTCGCTACTTAGTTAAAGTAGGTCGCCCTGAAGTTGCAAGGCGCTATTTGAACGCTATGTATAAAGGCGACGAAACCGAAGTCGAGACAAAAATTAAGGAAATTCAGCACCAGGTTGATATGGAAGAAGGTACCTGGAGCGAACTGTTTGGCAAGACTGCCCGTCCAGCCCTGGTAGCAGCCATTGGCTTGGCGATTTTCCAACAGATAATGGGCTGTAATACCGTACTTTATTACGCCCCCACTATCTTCACTGATGTCGGGTTTGGGGTTTCGGCGGCGTTAATTGCACATATCGGAATCGGCGTTTTCAACGTGATAGTGACCGTAATCGGAATTTGGTTAATGGACAAGATTGACCGCAAGAAAATGCTTATTGGAGGAGCTGTCGGTATGGCGATTTCTCTATTAGTAATGAGCATCGGCATGCATTTTTCCAGCCAATCGCATACCGCAGCGTATATTTGCGCGATCGCGTTAACTATTTACATCGCCTTTTTCTCAGCAACTTGGGGACCGGTCATGTGGGTAATGATTGGGGAAATGTTCCCCCTAAATATCCGCGGTATCGGAAACTCCTTCGGAGCGGTCATTAACTGGGGTGCCAACTCCGTGGTGTCGCTAACCTTCCCCTTCCTCCTCAACTTCTTTGGGACCGGTAGCTTGTTCTTCGGATACGCGGCGGCTTGTGTACTGGCAATTTGGTTTGTACACAGCAAGGTTTTCGAAACCCGCAATCGCTCCCTGGAGGAGATTGAAGATGGTCTACGCAAGGGCAACCTGAAATAA
- the xylA gene encoding xylose isomerase: MSDLWKTDAIPFVGNDDPRQGLGFHFYQPDKVVAGKKMSEWLRFGVAYWHSFQQRLVDPFGEGTAQRPYDSLTDPLELALAKVDYSFEFYQKLGVEYFCFHDRDIAPEGDTLRETNQNLDKVVDRIEKRQQETGIKLLWNTCNLFTNPRFQAGAATSPFADVFAYSGAQLKHSLEIAKRLGAENYVFWGGREGYENLWNTDLKREQDHMASFFHAAVDYAKEIGLDSQFLIEPKPKEPTTHQYDFDAATSIAFLKTYGLDDSFKLNLEGNHANLAGHSYQHEVRVARSAGMLGSLDANQGDKLLGWDLDEFPSDLYETTAVMWEVLSEGSIGPRGGLNFDAKPRRSSYTEEDLFAAHIVGMDSYAAGLLVAAKLKEDGFIDEILQKRYSSFDQGIGKKIEDGQFTLADLEEYSLDKTQSELMNANEPGELETIKATLNNYLVKALADA; encoded by the coding sequence ATGTCAGATCTATGGAAAACGGATGCTATTCCCTTTGTTGGGAACGATGATCCACGACAAGGACTAGGATTCCACTTTTATCAACCAGACAAAGTTGTCGCAGGGAAGAAAATGTCGGAATGGCTACGCTTCGGGGTCGCCTATTGGCACAGCTTCCAACAGCGGTTGGTGGATCCCTTTGGCGAGGGAACCGCGCAACGCCCCTACGACTCTCTTACTGACCCCCTGGAGCTGGCGTTAGCCAAAGTTGATTATTCCTTCGAGTTTTATCAAAAACTGGGTGTTGAATACTTCTGCTTCCATGACCGCGACATCGCTCCCGAAGGCGACACCTTACGGGAAACTAATCAAAACCTGGACAAAGTAGTTGACCGGATTGAAAAACGTCAGCAAGAAACCGGAATAAAACTTCTTTGGAACACTTGCAATTTGTTCACTAATCCGCGGTTCCAAGCCGGGGCAGCTACTTCCCCCTTTGCAGATGTATTCGCCTACTCGGGCGCCCAGCTTAAACACAGTTTAGAAATTGCAAAACGTTTGGGAGCAGAAAACTACGTGTTCTGGGGTGGGCGTGAAGGCTACGAAAACCTGTGGAACACAGATCTAAAGCGCGAACAAGACCATATGGCCAGCTTCTTCCATGCCGCTGTGGATTACGCGAAAGAGATAGGTCTTGACTCTCAATTCCTGATTGAACCGAAACCGAAAGAGCCCACCACTCACCAGTACGATTTCGATGCCGCCACCAGCATTGCGTTCCTCAAGACCTACGGCTTGGACGACAGCTTCAAACTTAACTTAGAGGGCAACCACGCTAACCTTGCAGGGCATAGCTATCAGCACGAAGTCCGAGTTGCGCGTTCTGCCGGGATGCTCGGCTCTCTGGATGCCAACCAAGGGGACAAACTATTAGGTTGGGATCTGGATGAATTCCCCTCCGACCTGTACGAAACCACTGCAGTAATGTGGGAAGTACTTTCCGAAGGAAGCATCGGTCCTCGCGGCGGTCTCAACTTCGATGCGAAACCGCGGCGTAGCTCTTACACCGAGGAAGATCTATTCGCAGCACATATCGTGGGGATGGACTCCTATGCGGCTGGCCTACTGGTTGCCGCCAAGCTAAAAGAGGATGGCTTCATCGATGAAATCCTACAAAAACGCTATTCCTCCTTTGACCAGGGAATAGGCAAGAAGATTGAGGACGGTCAGTTTACTTTGGCCGATTTGGAGGAGTATTCCCTAGACAAGACGCAATCTGAACTGATGAATGCTAACGAACCTGGGGAACTAGAAACCATCAAGGCTACTTTGAACAATTACTTGGTAAAAGCTCTCGCTGACGCCTAG
- a CDS encoding molybdopterin molybdotransferase MoeA, with the protein MQVKSLPPTLMPVAEALGATLAEDVFARFPVPPFTNSAMDGFAVRACDLPDVLENNKIPPSCEDGQHAEEDPSKPVSKNNLPSAPGDDGAQKTLPLTLPVEADIPAGDNTDYQLSPGHAIRIMTGARMPAGADTVIKVEDTTLPAGPLALPKEVTIVQCPRAGANVRKAGEDAAIGDLVLEAGTILTPAALSSAVSIGYSELPVYRRPRVAVISTGLELRPVGASLKGAQIPDSNSVLLEALLRRQDAIVSGVYSSDDEPEVFAKTLQQAAQGADLIVTTGGVSAGAYDVVKEVGLSGGLEFTKVAMQPGKPQGFGTIPAPDGAAVYVATLPGNPVSVFVSFHVFVRPILAALAGKEGRAALQTRAATTTVAWKSPAGKRQFVPVHLTEAQRVGDTPTITPTHRLGARSHFVASLHQANALAIVPEEVTQVDQWSLVDVLPC; encoded by the coding sequence ATGCAGGTAAAGTCGCTTCCTCCTACGCTAATGCCGGTGGCGGAGGCTTTGGGAGCCACTTTGGCAGAGGACGTGTTTGCCCGTTTTCCGGTGCCGCCCTTTACTAACTCGGCTATGGACGGGTTTGCGGTGCGCGCCTGCGACCTGCCGGACGTCCTCGAAAATAATAAAATTCCCCCTTCTTGCGAAGACGGACAGCATGCCGAGGAAGATCCGTCGAAACCAGTCAGTAAAAATAACTTGCCAAGCGCGCCAGGGGATGACGGGGCACAAAAAACTTTACCCCTCACTTTACCAGTGGAAGCCGATATTCCCGCTGGTGATAACACGGATTATCAACTCAGCCCTGGGCACGCCATCCGAATCATGACTGGTGCACGCATGCCTGCCGGCGCCGATACCGTGATTAAAGTCGAGGACACTACCCTGCCGGCTGGCCCGCTTGCCCTACCCAAAGAGGTCACGATCGTGCAGTGCCCCCGCGCAGGGGCGAATGTGCGCAAGGCGGGCGAGGACGCTGCCATCGGTGATTTAGTGCTGGAAGCGGGAACGATACTTACTCCCGCTGCGCTTTCCTCGGCAGTTTCGATTGGTTATTCCGAGTTGCCGGTTTATCGCCGCCCGCGAGTGGCGGTTATTTCTACCGGGTTGGAGCTGCGTCCGGTGGGAGCGAGCCTGAAGGGAGCGCAGATCCCGGACTCGAATTCGGTGCTGCTGGAGGCGTTGTTGCGTCGGCAAGACGCGATCGTATCTGGGGTTTATAGCTCTGATGATGAGCCGGAAGTGTTTGCGAAAACCTTGCAACAGGCCGCTCAGGGTGCGGATTTGATTGTTACTACTGGCGGAGTGAGTGCTGGCGCCTATGACGTGGTCAAAGAGGTCGGCTTGTCGGGAGGATTAGAGTTTACAAAAGTGGCGATGCAGCCGGGTAAACCACAAGGTTTCGGCACGATTCCGGCTCCCGATGGAGCCGCAGTTTATGTGGCAACTTTGCCGGGTAACCCGGTGAGTGTATTCGTATCTTTTCATGTGTTTGTGCGCCCAATTCTGGCGGCTCTCGCAGGTAAGGAAGGACGCGCTGCGCTGCAAACTCGCGCCGCCACCACTACGGTGGCCTGGAAGTCGCCTGCTGGTAAACGCCAGTTCGTTCCGGTTCATTTAACTGAGGCGCAGCGCGTGGGCGATACCCCTACCATTACCCCTACTCACCGCTTAGGGGCGCGTTCTCATTTCGTGGCTTCGCTACATCAAGCAAATGCGCTGGCGATCGTGCCAGAGGAGGTAACCCAGGTAGATCAATGGAGCCTAGTGGATGTGTTGCCCTGTTAG
- a CDS encoding HesA/MoeB/ThiF family protein, with protein sequence MVSERDRLTATVDGIGECGIDSLQAARVLVVGAGGLGSPALAYLSAAGVGTLGISDPDRVEQSNLQRQVIHPASSLGQVKSVSAAATVHSLNPNVRVQLEPKITPDNARSIISAYDLVIDATDNFSAKYLLADTCAEVGRPHLWGTLVAMNFQISVFAKGLTLRDLYPVAPPEGTTPTSKVNGVLGAVCGQAGSILATEAIKMIVGVGEPLIGKLLIVDTASGKWNVVHFESAKANKATPERIGNHETRR encoded by the coding sequence ATGGTTTCCGAACGTGATCGCCTCACCGCCACTGTAGACGGGATAGGTGAGTGCGGGATTGACTCTTTGCAGGCCGCGCGGGTTTTGGTAGTAGGCGCAGGGGGCCTAGGTTCCCCGGCGTTAGCGTATTTAAGTGCTGCCGGGGTCGGCACCCTGGGCATTTCGGATCCCGACCGGGTCGAGCAATCGAACCTGCAGCGGCAAGTTATTCATCCCGCTTCTAGCTTGGGGCAGGTTAAATCGGTGTCGGCGGCGGCCACCGTCCATAGCTTGAACCCGAATGTACGGGTGCAACTGGAACCGAAGATAACGCCCGACAATGCCCGCAGCATTATTAGCGCGTATGACCTGGTGATTGATGCGACCGATAATTTTTCCGCTAAATATCTGCTTGCCGATACTTGCGCCGAGGTGGGCCGCCCGCATCTGTGGGGAACTTTAGTGGCCATGAACTTCCAGATTTCGGTGTTCGCCAAGGGACTTACCCTGCGGGATCTGTATCCGGTGGCACCTCCGGAAGGAACCACCCCTACTTCTAAGGTAAATGGCGTGTTAGGGGCAGTTTGCGGGCAAGCTGGCTCCATTTTGGCAACTGAAGCTATCAAGATGATTGTGGGAGTGGGCGAACCTCTTATCGGAAAATTATTGATCGTCGATACCGCCAGCGGGAAATGGAACGTAGTACATTTTGAGAGCGCCAAGGCGAACAAAGCTACCCCAGAAAGGATAGGCAATCATGAAACCCGTAGATGA